One Dehalococcoidales bacterium DNA segment encodes these proteins:
- a CDS encoding UDP-glucose/GDP-mannose dehydrogenase family protein, whose translation MSNISIIGAGYVGLVSAVGFAELGHKVNLLEIASARLNALERDEMPIMEPGLAELWKRHHATGRITLTNNPMRGLLDSTFVFIAVGTPSARSGKPDLRALRSAVRGIAETASGPLIVVVKSTVPVGTAQTVEEILIRHGRNGYSFPVVSNPEFLREGAAVYDFFHPSRVVVGASDEAAAKAVAELYQSLEAPLVMCDNRTAELSKYVSNVFLAARVSFMNEMALLCDECDVDVVKVSQIMGLDPRFGAGYLNAGLGWGGSCLPKDVKGLIHMAKKRGLHLRLTKAVQQINDNQPLVAVRKLGRLLGHLEGKTVGVLGLSFKPGSDDMRETRALLVISHLLDQGCRVKACDPVVAEKAARLLPGVDCCRDPYELAKGCDALVLVTEWDEFKELDLARLAGLMKQPVIVDGRNAFDVEKMKKAGFIYEGIGRGKFGAKESAKYAVDLEKSREPAFSRDTL comes from the coding sequence TTGAGTAACATAAGTATCATCGGGGCTGGTTACGTCGGTCTCGTTTCAGCCGTCGGCTTTGCCGAGCTCGGCCACAAAGTAAATTTGCTGGAGATAGCCAGCGCCAGGCTGAACGCCCTGGAACGCGATGAAATGCCAATTATGGAGCCGGGTCTGGCGGAGCTCTGGAAGCGCCACCACGCCACAGGCAGGATAACTCTCACCAATAATCCCATGCGGGGACTACTGGACTCCACCTTCGTTTTTATAGCGGTCGGCACGCCTTCAGCCCGCAGCGGCAAACCGGACCTGAGAGCGCTGCGCAGCGCCGTCAGGGGCATCGCGGAAACCGCCAGCGGCCCGCTGATTGTCGTGGTAAAGAGCACGGTGCCGGTAGGCACGGCGCAGACGGTAGAGGAAATACTCATCAGGCACGGCCGAAACGGCTACAGCTTCCCGGTGGTCTCCAATCCGGAGTTCCTGCGGGAAGGGGCGGCGGTTTACGACTTCTTCCATCCCAGCCGGGTGGTTGTCGGGGCATCCGATGAGGCGGCGGCTAAAGCGGTGGCGGAGTTGTACCAATCCCTGGAAGCGCCGCTGGTCATGTGCGATAACCGCACCGCGGAGCTGTCCAAGTATGTTTCCAACGTCTTCCTGGCGGCCAGGGTGAGCTTCATGAACGAGATGGCGCTCCTCTGTGACGAGTGTGATGTAGATGTGGTAAAAGTCTCCCAGATAATGGGGCTGGACCCGCGCTTCGGCGCCGGATATCTTAACGCCGGCCTGGGCTGGGGCGGCAGCTGCCTGCCCAAGGACGTCAAAGGGCTTATCCACATGGCCAAGAAACGCGGCCTGCACCTGCGCCTGACCAAGGCGGTGCAGCAGATAAATGATAATCAACCGCTGGTAGCGGTGCGTAAACTCGGGCGGCTGCTGGGCCACCTTGAAGGAAAAACAGTAGGCGTACTCGGGCTTTCTTTCAAACCCGGCTCCGATGACATGCGGGAGACGCGCGCGCTGCTGGTTATTTCCCACCTCCTGGACCAGGGGTGCCGGGTCAAAGCCTGCGACCCCGTAGTGGCGGAGAAAGCGGCCAGGCTGCTGCCCGGCGTGGATTGCTGCCGTGACCCTTATGAACTGGCCAAAGGGTGTGACGCCCTGGTGCTGGTGACCGAGTGGGACGAGTTCAAAGAGCTTGACCTGGCCAGGCTGGCCGGTCTGATGAAGCAGCCTGTCATCGTGGACGGCCGCAATGCCTTCGATGTCGAGAAGATGAAAAAGGCCGGGTTTATATATGAAGGCATCGGCCGCGGCAAGTTCGGCGCTAAAGAGTCGGCAAAATACGCCGTTGACCTGGAAAAAAGCCGGGAGCCGGCTTTCAGCAGGGACACCTTATGA